In Brassica napus cultivar Da-Ae chromosome A3, Da-Ae, whole genome shotgun sequence, the sequence ACCCCTTTGCttgcattcttttttttttttttataaaaatataccaAAACTGATAGATTGTTTCAAGGTTACGAAAGCATGTTTATTGTAGGTCTCTTAGAGCATCTGTAATGGTGAGTCCCATTGCGGAGTCCTTAGAtagataaatattaattttttgttggttttgtttttgtttgaatagttAAAGATCCGAATCGAAATGGTGAGTCCAATGGTGAGTCCCATTGCGGAGTccttagatatataaatattattctttttattttttatttatttttatataattttagaaagtaaaatttaaataaaacatgattaaataaaaacatgattaaatataaagattaCACATAAGGGTTTATAAGATGTAACGGTAGCTAAACACACGGTCAAAGCAGAGGAAAAGACTTGAGCATTCTCCTAATTCATCTATGAGAAGACTCACCACTCTTTCTGCTCAAGTATTTGCTCAGTATTTCAGAGCACTCTTTTCTTTCCGGACATACACACATCAATGGAGTAGTTTTCCCATCTCCAACCACATTGAACACAAATAAGTCTCCTATCTCGCAACTGTTATCGAGACAGAACTTTCTCCAGCCTTTTGTGATGTAATACTTGCCGCCTGATTCGGTATAATATTCTTTTGCAAACTTGTTCATATGTGTTCTTTCTTTGTTGTCAAgatttacattatatatattggtTAAATTTTACTAAACCAGCAGTTGTGTATTTGTGTTGGACATCCAGAAAAGATCAGTAACATTCAAAACCTTTAATCTTATATATCTATCTCGAAAGAGATTAAAAATTCAACACGTGTTTGTAACTGATTAATTATGGTTTAGTGAATACTAGTATTTAGAAAGAGATTAAAAATTCAACACATGTTTCAGTTTAGATATGCAATACATGTTTCAGTTTAAAAATTCAACGCATATAACCCGTTGCCACCTGTCTTAAGGATCAAGTCCTTGAACCTCTTACGGACGGACTGATCCGATGAAATCCTTACATTATTTgccttttataatataaatctattcaACTCAGCATATGATGGCACGCTAAGGATCAGCGTCGGACTTCCGTTGCACTTGCTCTTAGGTTGGATCTCTTAGGTTAGGTCTCTTGAcgtaatataaaatacaattttttaatttttaactaaaaaaagtaagagacgtctcttaaataaaaaatataaaggacattttttagtatttttagttaaaagctagaAACCGTATAAGAAACCCAACTTAAGAAACTTGCAATAAACATATGCTCTGAGATTTCACTATAACTAAAAAAGTAGGAGTAGAAAAAGACAAACTGTTAAAGGAAAAAACCATTGTTACCTGACAATGTCTTAGGTTTTTCTGAATTCTGAAGCAAGAAGATGCTTGTTTTACGGACATGCGGCAAAAGATAGGACGTTGTTTAGTTACAAGCATTTACTACCTGAGTGTTGTgtaaaaattcattttctaaaaatttgagaaaatacattttctaCAGGATATAagattcttttttaaaatattttaataatgaagatGTAACATATTaaactttgatttttttccaTGCAAATATCTTTGAATATACACTCCAAACTTTGACATAATCAGCATATGTAAAAAATCGAAAGTATGATGTGATATGAAAATTTATTGCATATACATCTACTAATTCTAGTTGAACAAGGGTAAAGTATATATAAGCTCGTATAATAAATGATTTTGGGTTGATCCATGAGATGTACAGCTTTCGGTCCAAATAATCTACCTAATGGCATCTCCAACCCTATTCCATTTTCAACTCCAAACATCATTATGgagtaaaatcttctccaaccccactccattTTCAACTCTAAAATGAAGTAATGGCTagggttactccatttatggagtaatcttacccattactctattttagagttgaactttttttatttataaaatggtcctttgaatctttaatgtttttatttcttacttaaataatatttaaaatgatacaataacatgaaaataGTATATTCCACAAAGGattgtttaatagttttaaataaatgcataaaataacagaaaatataaataattaaaataaaaataatataaaataagtaatttaataatCTGGAAAATCCATTCTGGATCCGCTAAGGTCGGTGAAATATTGCCCAACGGAGAAGTATGAGAAAGAGCTTGTTGATCTTGTGATTCAACATTTCACTTtgatattatttgtatttgttgAGCTTGAATATACGCACGAATATTTAGATCTTGTATGGATGAGCGTGAACTCGATGCACCAATTGAACTTGGAAGAGAAGCTCCACCTCCGGGTATCGAAAttgcagaagatgaaaatgtccgatttcaaaattttcttgctCGATTTAGGAATATCAAAGATAAAGAAACTCATTTTTCATTACGAAATGCATTAGTTGATCATTTGtggaaaaaatattctaatgctCATTGTTGAACCCACATATATGTTATcttttttaatgatttcttgtactttttaaagataaatatttaattcaaataatttatattttaattatttatcgtaaacataaaatagttggggttaattgataaatttttataagtataagattttatttgcaattattaataaaataaaaatgaaatcatttaaaaatattatttttggagtagaaaatagagtaatacattagagtaaaaccttactccattttggtgttgtaccattttggagtaaaaaatgggGTAAtgcattggagatgctctaagtctAGGACCAGTTGGCGCTAATACTGATAACACGGCGTAAAATATCTCTCCCAACGAAATCGAACTAGGGGCACAATGGAACCAAATCCAGTCACTAAACCACTGGCGGCTGATCGAGTTGAACTAGCTTCAATATATTGACACCCCCATGGTTGATATGATCATACGGATTATCCAACTTATCGGATAGGGTTGGCCAACACCATCTTCGCGCATGCATgtgtatatctttttttttttgattaacctgGGGTATCCTAAGTCCATGGAAAAGCCCAGACTAATCCCCAAGGGGAGATGTAGTCCAcagatagattttttttctgaGTATTCAAATAGTTCCTAAAGCATAGGCCTATATCCGTGTTAGGTGACCAGGATAATTGTGACTTAGTTTCGCGCAGCAGATAGATCGAACCTGAAACGTGTTGGCATCTCAGTCCCGTCTCCTTACCACTCGACCACAATCACCTGGTCAATGCATGTGTATATTTGTTGTCAATCGAACacgtttcataattttttaaaaaaatttggtagtGAACTGACAATACAAACGGCGTAGTGTCTCCATTCATATttgttctattttaaaatatgtatgtgCATTGAGAATCCTAACTAGACGAGGAAAGCACCTAACTAAGACGTTGGTACCCAGCTAGGAGACTGCATCGCCGGTTTGTGTACATTAACATGAGATAACATTGGGTTAGTATTTGAGTGTTTCATCTGACTCCATATTTTGCCACTGACTTTATGACTCGTAAATGATCCCCAACAATGCATATGGCCTACAAACTTCAAGATAAATGCACctcttgatatatatttttctcttaTCCTCGTTAAACATGAAAGTTAATATTCAGTGTGTAGCTAAATAACTCATACTTACCAAATGAGGAAACGCTGAACCTGAAAAACATCCGAGTTACATTTGAAGCgttaaaataaaacttggaAATGTCGCTATTCGGAGTAAAAACTTTCACGTGCTTGCTTATTTATTACATTCATTGCATGAGAGCTGTCTCTCTAGCTATCTCTCTTCTTCTTACCCCCTCTATCATACTCAATCAAAACCTCTATAAATGTAATACGAGCCAGAACGAACAAAGACCACACTAAgagtttaaaaacaaaacagggGAAACATATCACTAAAAAGTATTCCCCACTGAATAACGTAAAAATGGTTTTCAACTACCTCACGACCCATCGCTTGAAGCTGTGTTTCCTCCCATTGTTGGTTGCTATAGCCATGCAAGCTTCTCGTCTTTCCACACAAGATCTCCACAGCTTTTACCTCTCCCTACAGAAAAACTTCACATCCCTAACCATATTCTCCATCTCTCTGATTCTCGGGTGGACGCTTTACATTATGAACCGACCCAAACCCGTTTACCTCGTTGACTTCAGCTGCTACCTCCCACCGTCTCATCTCAAAGCCAGCGTCAAGAAGATTATGCACCACGTAAGAGTTGTACGTGAATCAGGCAAATGGGGGAAGTCAGACGAGAACGAATACTTGATGGACTTTGTGACCAAGATTCTAGAACGTTCCGGTCTAGGCCAAGAGACCTACGTACCGGAAGGTCTTCATTGCTTGCCGATAGAACAAAGCATGGTCGGGTCACGTAAAGAGACTCAAGAAGTTATACTAGGAGCGGTCGATACTCTTCTCCGCAACACTGGAATCAGCCCGAGTGAAATAGGTATCTTGGTGGTGAACTCGAGCACTTTCAATCCAACTCCTTCGTTAGCAACTATCATAGTGAACAAATATAAACTTAGGGAAAATATAAAGAGCTTTAATCTTGGTGGGATGGGGTGTAGTGCTGGCGTCATCGCTATAGATGTCGCTAAGAGTTTGTTACAAGTTCATAGAAACACTTATGCTCTTGTGGTCAGCACCGAGAACATAACTCAGAACTTGTACGTTGGTAACAACAAATCAATGTTGGTTACAAACTGTTTGTTCCGGGTAGGTGGGGCTGCGGTTTTGCTTTCTAACATCTCTAAAGACCGAAAACGCGTTAAATACAAGCTTGTCCACACGGTGAGGGTCCATACCGGGTCCGATGACCGATCTTACGGATGCGCGactcaagaagaagatgaagatggtgTAGTTGGAGTCACCTTGTCAAAGGATCTACCCATGGTAGCTGCAAGAACCCTTAAGATTAATATCGCAACGTTAGGTCCACTGGTTCTTCCCATAAGCGAAAAGCTTCTCTTCTTTGTCACATTCCTTAGAAAGAAGTTTTTCAACCCCAAGATCAAGCATTACATGCCGAATTTCAAGCTTGCGTTCGAGCATTTCTGTATACATGCGGGTGGTAGAGCGCTTATAGATGAGCTTGAGAAGAATCTTCATCTCTCTCCGTTACATGTGGAAGCATCAAGAATGACGTTACATAGGTTTGGTAATACATCATCGAGTTCTATTTGGTACGAGTTGGCTTACACGGAAGCGAAAGGAAGGATGAAGAAAGGAGATAGGACTTGGCAGATAGCGTTGGGGTCAGGGTTTAAATGCAATAGTTGTGTTTGGGTGGCTCTTCGTAACGTTAAGGCTTCTGCTGATAATCCTTGGGAAGAATGTCTGAACAAATATCCAGTTGAGATCGATATATGACTCAAGAGTATGTCCGACTCTCTATAAGTTTTTTCTTTACTCATTTTAATGTGGTGTGTTTCTTCTCGTGAAAGAATAAGTTTAAATATTCCGTGTGCTTTTATgcaaacaagttttttttttaaatcaaatatacaCATAGATAGGGCAGAAATACAAgactttattttaaataatcatcaaaaatctaaaattccACAGTTTTACGTTTAGGAAAAGTtcttaaaattcaatatatatataatttaattattgtatgACATAGGTGATAATATAATTAGAATCATCAGTCTGCAGATACttgaaaattttcataatttttgataaaataataaataatgttAAAAGGTTAAAAAATCCATATTAGATCATCAAAAAGACTAATGAATAGCTTTGAATATTACATATGACTAACTTAATTAGTTCAAATAAAACTCAACAACAAGCTCACTTACATTTCATGTTTCCTCCTTTATATTATTAAGACTTGGGATTCATTCAGAGTCAGAATCTGAATTAGCACTCTGCCTTACACTCCTCCTGGCTTGTGTCATAGACTTTACCTTATGAGATGATGATTCACCCTCGTAATGAATAACTTGAGCTCTAGCTAACCTGTCTTCCAGATCATCTGTGCTGAAATCGTCTTTCCCTCCCAGCTCATTAAACCCAGCCTACCAAAACAACATTGAAAAACCAATCATACTCCaaaagacagaaaaaaaaacaaaagttaagaGTTTGTGTAGTGTGTGATTATACCACATAATCATCCACTTTCGTGTTCTTAATGAGGGCAAAGAGTGGGAAGAACCACAATCGTGAGCCTCTCAGCCAAGAACGGACTTTTCTCAGCTTGGATCTTCACAAAACGCGTCTCAATGTGCTGCTTCGCCAATATACTCATGTCATGTGCTTA encodes:
- the LOC106441129 gene encoding 3-ketoacyl-CoA synthase 16-like yields the protein MSLFGLSLFFLPPLSYSIKTSINVIRARTNKDHTKSLKTKQGKHITKKYSPLNNVKMVFNYLTTHRLKLCFLPLLVAIAMQASRLSTQDLHSFYLSLQKNFTSLTIFSISLILGWTLYIMNRPKPVYLVDFSCYLPPSHLKASVKKIMHHVRVVRESGKWGKSDENEYLMDFVTKILERSGLGQETYVPEGLHCLPIEQSMVGSRKETQEVILGAVDTLLRNTGISPSEIGILVVNSSTFNPTPSLATIIVNKYKLRENIKSFNLGGMGCSAGVIAIDVAKSLLQVHRNTYALVVSTENITQNLYVGNNKSMLVTNCLFRVGGAAVLLSNISKDRKRVKYKLVHTVRVHTGSDDRSYGCATQEEDEDGVVGVTLSKDLPMVAARTLKINIATLGPLVLPISEKLLFFVTFLRKKFFNPKIKHYMPNFKLAFEHFCIHAGGRALIDELEKNLHLSPLHVEASRMTLHRFGNTSSSSIWYELAYTEAKGRMKKGDRTWQIALGSGFKCNSCVWVALRNVKASADNPWEECLNKYPVEIDI